One Erythrobacter aureus DNA segment encodes these proteins:
- the dapD gene encoding 2,3,4,5-tetrahydropyridine-2,6-dicarboxylate N-succinyltransferase, with protein sequence MSTDLENRITAAWDDRANITPQSADVREAVEAALALLDSGEGRVAEPDGKGGWTVNQWLKKAVLLSFRLNDNRVMDGGSAGHPAFDKVPSKFAGWDDARFRQAGFRVVPGAIAREGAYIAPGCVLMPSFVNIGAYVGKGTMVDTWASIGSCAQIGENCHISAGAGIGGVLEPMQANPTIIGDNCFIGARSEIVEGVIVGEGSVVAMGVFITQSTKIVYRDTGEVIRGHIPPYSVVVPGTMPGKDGGPGLACAVIVKTVDAQTREKTGINDLLRD encoded by the coding sequence ATGAGCACCGACCTCGAAAACCGCATCACCGCCGCGTGGGATGACCGCGCCAATATCACGCCGCAAAGCGCCGATGTGCGCGAGGCGGTCGAGGCGGCGCTGGCCCTGCTCGACAGCGGAGAGGGCCGCGTGGCCGAGCCCGATGGCAAGGGTGGCTGGACGGTCAATCAGTGGCTCAAAAAGGCCGTTCTGCTGTCCTTCCGGCTCAATGACAACCGCGTGATGGATGGCGGCAGCGCGGGCCACCCGGCCTTCGACAAGGTGCCGAGCAAGTTCGCCGGATGGGACGATGCCCGCTTCCGCCAGGCAGGCTTTCGCGTCGTTCCCGGCGCAATCGCCCGCGAAGGCGCCTATATCGCGCCCGGCTGCGTGCTCATGCCCAGCTTCGTCAATATCGGCGCCTATGTCGGCAAGGGCACGATGGTCGATACCTGGGCCAGCATCGGCAGCTGCGCGCAGATCGGCGAGAATTGCCATATATCGGCAGGGGCCGGGATCGGCGGCGTGCTCGAACCGATGCAGGCCAACCCGACCATCATCGGCGACAACTGCTTCATCGGCGCGCGCAGCGAGATCGTCGAAGGGGTGATTGTCGGTGAAGGCAGCGTTGTGGCCATGGGTGTTTTTATCACCCAGTCGACCAAGATCGTCTACCGCGACACCGGCGAAGTCATTCGCGGCCACATCCCGCCCTATTCGGTGGTGGTGCCCGGCACCATGCCCGGCAAGGATGGCGGCCCCGGCCTTGCCTGCGCGGTGATCGTCAAAACGGTGGATGCGCAAACGCGCGAAAAGACCGGGATCAACGACCTCCTGCGCGACTGA
- a CDS encoding DUF2945 domain-containing protein: protein MSNPNSFQANQYVKWNWGDGTGCGQIKERFEREVTRTLQGTEVTKSGDEDNPAYLIRQDDGDEVLKRGSELEAQE, encoded by the coding sequence ATGAGCAATCCCAACAGCTTCCAGGCCAACCAATACGTCAAATGGAACTGGGGCGACGGCACCGGTTGCGGCCAGATCAAGGAGCGTTTCGAGCGCGAAGTTACCCGCACCCTGCAAGGTACCGAGGTCACCAAAAGCGGAGACGAAGACAATCCCGCCTATCTCATCCGGCAGGATGATGGCGACGAGGTGCTCAAGCGCGGTAGCGAACTCGAAGCACAGGAGTGA
- a CDS encoding DUF3008 family protein, producing MPDAKSKAQQRAAGAALSAKRGQTDIGDLQGASRQMHDSMSEEELEEMASTDRSDLPENADGD from the coding sequence ATGCCCGACGCCAAGAGCAAGGCCCAACAGCGAGCCGCCGGTGCGGCGCTGTCGGCCAAGCGCGGGCAAACCGATATCGGCGACCTCCAGGGTGCGTCCCGGCAGATGCATGACAGCATGAGCGAAGAAGAGCTGGAGGAAATGGCATCCACCGACCGCTCCGACCTGCCGGAAAACGCGGACGGGGATTGA
- a CDS encoding potassium channel family protein, with product MTNSLPDNAQVISATFNQQLLIGAAMIAVCVVIHGMGLFTIQRILSGERMTERFEKLRPLSVTGAGFTLIAVFAIIFLHFVEIWLFAFLYDYLGALHSFSEALYFSTISYATIGYSDASIHNEWRMVAALEGVVGIILLGWSTAFFVRILGRLEGEDGKLR from the coding sequence ATGACCAACAGCCTGCCCGACAACGCGCAGGTCATCAGCGCGACCTTCAATCAGCAATTGCTGATAGGTGCGGCAATGATCGCAGTATGCGTCGTCATTCACGGCATGGGCCTGTTCACGATCCAGCGCATTCTTTCCGGAGAACGGATGACCGAGCGGTTCGAGAAACTGCGCCCCCTATCCGTCACCGGAGCTGGCTTCACGCTGATCGCCGTGTTTGCGATCATCTTCCTTCACTTCGTCGAAATCTGGCTATTCGCGTTCCTCTACGATTACCTCGGCGCACTGCACTCCTTTAGCGAAGCCCTGTATTTCTCCACCATCAGCTACGCCACGATCGGCTATTCCGACGCGTCCATCCATAATGAATGGCGCATGGTCGCGGCCTTGGAAGGCGTGGTCGGCATTATATTGCTGGGCTGGTCGACCGCCTTCTTCGTCCGCATACTCGGCCGCCTTGAAGGCGAGGACGGCAAGCTCCGCTGA